From a region of the Solanum stenotomum isolate F172 chromosome 2, ASM1918654v1, whole genome shotgun sequence genome:
- the LOC125856408 gene encoding uncharacterized protein LOC125856408, protein MVRIKKKDQSFLLLLVLCLFFVTCESHNNLNYTKYKQVSNMRLERIQRHLDRINKPPLFTIQSPDGDIIDCVHKRKQPAFDHPLLKNHKIQKIPPEIPKLKTSVKTDAMMSRDVVSNNSKSAVVDWQLWHQNGTRCPAGTVPIRRSEVHDVLRAKSLYDFGKKKRHGLPIARRVDAPDVVSGNGHEHAIAYTGGSEEIYGAKATINVWEPTIEVVNEFSLSQIWVLSGSFDGSDLNSIEAGWQVSPELYGDSRPRLFTYWTSDSYQATGCYNLLCSGFVQTNSRIAIGAAISPVSSVEGSQYDVTILIWKDPKLGNWWMVFGDNTLVGYWPAELFTHLAERATMVEWGGEIVNSRANGEHTSTQMGSGHFGDDGFRKASYFRNLEIVDSDNSLSSAQDISILAENTNCYNIKNAYSSEWGTHFYYGGPGRNPQCN, encoded by the exons ATGGTTAGAATTAAGAAGAAAGATCAAAGTTTTCTACTACTCTTGGTTTTGTGTTTGTTCTTTGTTACGTGTGAATCACATAATAATTTGAACTACACAAAGTATAAACAAGTTAGCAATATGAGACTTGAAAGGATTCAAAGGCATTTGGATAGAATCAACAAGCCTCCTCTCTTCACTATTCAG aGCCCGGATGGAGATATCATAGATTGTGTTCATAAAAGAAAACAACCAGCTTTTGATCATCCTTTGCTCAAGAATCACAAGATTCAG AAGATTCCACCAGAGATTCCAAAACTGAAAACGTCAGTGAAAACAGACGCGATGATGAGTAGAGACGTCGTAAGTAACAATAGCAAAAGTGCAGTGGTAGATTGGCAATTATGGCACCAGAACGGAACGCGGTGCCCTGCAGGCACTGTTCCGATAAGGCGGAGTGAGGTTCATGATGTGCTTAGAGCAAAGTCATTGTATGATTTTGGTAAGAAAAAACGACATGGATTGCCTATTGCTCGTCGTGTTGATGCTCCTGATGTTGTTAGTGGCAATGGACATGAG CACGCAATAGCATACACAGGAGGGTCTGAAGAGATATATGGTGCAAAAGCAACAATAAACGTGTGGGAACCAACAATCGAAGTGGTGAACGAGTTTAGTCTATCTCAGATTTGGGTTTTATCTGGATCTTTTGACGGGTCGGATCTTAATAGCATCGAAGCTGGCTGGCAG GTTAGTCCGGAGCTGTATGGTGACAGCAGACCTAGATTATTTACATATTGGACG AGTGATTCCTATCAAGCAACAGGATGTTACAACCTATTATGTTCAGGATTTGTCCAAACAAATAGCAGAATAGCCATTGGTGCTGCCATTTCTCCTGTTTCTTCTGTTGAGGGAAGTCAATATGATGTTACTATACTCATTTGGAAG gaTCCAAAGCTAGGGAATTGGTGGATGGTGTTTGGTGACAACACACTAGTAGGTTATTGGCCGGCTGAGTTATTTACACACTTGGCGGAGCGTGCTACAATGGTGGAGTGGGGAGGAGAGATAGTAAATTCACGGGCCAACGGAGAACATACATCTACACAAATGGGCTCGGGCCATTTTGGTGATGATGGATTTAGAAAAGCGAGTTATTTCAGAAATCTTGAAATTGTGGACTCTGATAACAGCCTGAGTTCAGCCCAAGATATATCAATCTTGGCTGAGAACACAAATTGCTATAACATAAAAAATGCTTATAGCAGTGAATGGGGTACACATTTCTATTATGGTGGACCTGGTAGAAATCCACAATGCAACTAA